Proteins co-encoded in one Gouania willdenowi chromosome 1, fGouWil2.1, whole genome shotgun sequence genomic window:
- the LOC114464690 gene encoding interleukin-8-like, whose translation MFSLPTVALLVFIAIHDGACAGDQVGDRCRCINMERKPIGRYIAMVELQPANSQCAEVQIIATIKRSGMQICLDPYAPWVQKVLEKAKLSSSIEKGDPSLLG comes from the exons ATGTTCAGCCTTCCGACTGTAGCGCTCCTGGTTTTTATTGCCATCCATGACG GCGCCTGTGCTGGTGATCAAGTGGGCGATCGATGTCGATGCATCAACATGGAAAGAAAGCCTATCGGACGTTACATAGCAATGGTGGAGTTGCAGCCAGCAAACTCCCAATGCGCAGAAGTTCAGATTAT TGCAACAATTAAACGGAGTGGGATGCAGATATGTCTGGACCCCTACGCTCCTTGGGTCCAAAAGGTGCTGGAAAAGGCAAAACTGA GCAGCAGCATTGAAAAGGGAGATCCAAGCTTACTTGGATGA